From a single Polyangiaceae bacterium genomic region:
- a CDS encoding NADP-dependent isocitrate dehydrogenase, protein MTDTKYRIIYTHTDEAPALATYSFLPIIQAFAGVCGVPVESRDISLTGRILALFPDYLKEEQRVADALTELGALAQRPEANIIKLPNISASIPQLKAAVKELQGKGYALPDYPDEPKDDKQREIKARYDKVKGSAVNPVLREGNSDRRAPRAVKQYAQKHPHSMGAWTSASKTSVGTMAADDFRSNEKSATLPKAGSLRVELRQKDGRTQVLKEKIAVLEGEVVDATTLSVKALDAFLEQQMQEAKKQGVLFSLHLKATMMKVSDPVLFGHAVRVFFKNVFEKHGATLEQAGANPNEGWASVLATIGTLPADQQKAIQADIDAAYASRPDVAMVNSDKGITNLHVPSDVIVDASMPAMIRTSGQMWNKAGKQQDTLAVIPDHSYAGVYAEVIDFCKQHGAFDPRTMGSVSNVGLMAQKAEEYGSHDKTFEIGAAGTVCVVDDAGTVIFEHAVEAGDIWRMCQAKDAPIRDWVKLAVTRARAQNTPAVFWLDETRAHDAELIKKVKAYLPEHDTQGLQIEIMAPEAATRFSLERIKEGKDTISVTGNVLRDYLTDLFPILEVGTSAKMLSIVPLMAGGGLFETGAGGSAPKHVQQFMEENHLRWDSLGEFMALAASLEHLSEAAKNQGAAVMGAALEKATEDLLENAKSPSRKCGELDNRGSQFYLTLYWARALADQKDSAELSKRFAPLAKALADGEQQIVAELNAVQGKPADIGGYYLPSRERAEQAMRPSKAFNDAIAALS, encoded by the coding sequence ATGACCGACACGAAGTACCGCATCATCTACACCCACACCGACGAAGCCCCGGCCTTGGCGACCTACTCCTTCTTGCCGATCATCCAGGCCTTTGCGGGCGTGTGCGGCGTTCCGGTGGAGTCTCGGGACATCTCCCTGACGGGGCGCATCTTGGCGCTGTTTCCGGACTACCTGAAGGAAGAGCAGCGAGTGGCGGATGCGCTGACGGAGCTCGGTGCGCTGGCGCAGCGGCCGGAGGCCAACATCATCAAGCTGCCGAACATCAGCGCGTCCATCCCGCAGCTGAAGGCGGCGGTGAAGGAGCTGCAGGGTAAGGGCTACGCGCTGCCGGATTACCCCGACGAGCCCAAGGACGACAAGCAGCGGGAGATCAAGGCGCGCTACGACAAGGTCAAGGGCAGCGCGGTGAACCCGGTGCTGCGCGAAGGCAATTCGGACCGCCGCGCGCCGCGGGCGGTGAAGCAGTACGCGCAGAAGCACCCGCACTCCATGGGCGCCTGGACGAGCGCGTCCAAGACCTCCGTGGGCACCATGGCGGCCGACGATTTTCGCTCGAACGAGAAGTCCGCGACGTTGCCCAAGGCCGGCAGCCTGCGGGTGGAGCTTCGCCAGAAAGACGGCAGGACCCAGGTGCTCAAGGAGAAGATCGCCGTGCTCGAGGGCGAAGTGGTGGATGCCACCACCCTGAGCGTGAAGGCGCTCGATGCGTTCCTCGAGCAGCAGATGCAGGAAGCCAAGAAGCAGGGCGTGCTGTTCTCGCTGCACCTGAAGGCCACCATGATGAAGGTGTCGGACCCGGTGCTGTTCGGCCACGCGGTGCGCGTGTTCTTCAAGAACGTATTCGAGAAGCACGGCGCCACGCTGGAGCAGGCCGGCGCCAACCCCAACGAAGGCTGGGCCAGTGTGCTCGCCACCATTGGCACGTTGCCCGCGGATCAGCAGAAGGCGATCCAGGCGGACATCGACGCCGCCTACGCCAGCCGTCCGGACGTGGCGATGGTGAACAGCGACAAGGGCATCACCAACCTGCACGTACCGAGCGACGTGATCGTGGATGCGAGCATGCCCGCGATGATCCGCACCTCCGGTCAGATGTGGAACAAGGCCGGCAAGCAGCAAGACACGCTGGCGGTGATCCCCGACCACAGCTACGCCGGCGTGTATGCGGAGGTGATCGACTTCTGCAAGCAGCATGGCGCGTTCGATCCCCGCACCATGGGCAGCGTCTCCAACGTGGGCCTGATGGCGCAAAAGGCCGAGGAATACGGCTCCCACGACAAGACCTTCGAGATCGGCGCCGCGGGCACCGTGTGCGTGGTGGACGACGCCGGCACGGTGATCTTCGAGCACGCGGTGGAGGCCGGTGACATCTGGCGCATGTGCCAAGCGAAGGACGCGCCCATTCGCGACTGGGTGAAGCTCGCCGTCACCCGCGCGCGTGCCCAGAACACGCCGGCGGTGTTCTGGCTGGACGAGACCCGCGCTCACGATGCGGAGCTGATCAAGAAGGTGAAGGCGTACCTCCCGGAGCACGACACCCAGGGGCTCCAGATCGAGATCATGGCGCCGGAGGCCGCCACGCGCTTCTCCCTCGAGCGCATCAAGGAGGGCAAGGACACCATCAGCGTGACGGGCAACGTGCTCCGCGATTACCTCACGGATCTGTTCCCCATCTTGGAGGTGGGTACTAGCGCCAAGATGCTGTCCATCGTGCCGTTGATGGCGGGCGGCGGCTTGTTCGAGACCGGCGCCGGCGGCTCGGCCCCCAAGCACGTGCAGCAGTTCATGGAAGAGAACCACCTGCGCTGGGACTCCCTGGGCGAGTTCATGGCGCTGGCCGCGAGCCTCGAGCACCTGAGCGAGGCCGCCAAGAACCAGGGCGCCGCCGTGATGGGCGCCGCGCTGGAGAAGGCCACGGAAGATCTGCTCGAGAACGCCAAGTCGCCGTCGCGCAAGTGCGGCGAGCTCGATAACCGCGGCAGCCAGTTCTACCTCACGCTGTACTGGGCCCGCGCGCTCGCGGATCAGAAAGACAGCGCGGAGCTGTCCAAGCGCTTCGCGCCCTTGGCCAAGGCGCTGGCGGACGGCGAGCAGCAGATCGTGGCCGAGCTCAACGCCGTGCAGGGCAAGCCCGCGGACATCGGCGGCTACTACCTGCCGAGCCGCGAGCGGGCGGAGCAGGCCATGCGCCCGAGCAAGGCCTTCAACGACGCCATCGCCGCGCTATCCTGA
- a CDS encoding DUF4375 domain-containing protein: protein MTVLLILAFGTDVEMEGLSGFLENSSGEFLPEIIDAFEAIGAIKTAAILRQVRQVMQQHGVTHADLRADFDGVAEYTISSFRETHGEAAAKMSDALQAHERALYIYDRSSEAVYELLERYAELHLEVLRALLEHHSA, encoded by the coding sequence ATGACCGTCCTTCTCATTCTCGCGTTTGGGACGGATGTGGAAATGGAGGGCCTCTCTGGGTTTCTAGAGAACTCAAGCGGTGAGTTTCTTCCCGAGATTATCGATGCTTTCGAAGCAATCGGTGCCATCAAGACCGCCGCCATCCTCCGGCAAGTTCGACAAGTCATGCAGCAACACGGCGTCACGCATGCAGACCTCCGGGCCGACTTTGACGGAGTGGCGGAATATACAATCTCCTCCTTCCGCGAGACGCACGGAGAGGCCGCCGCGAAGATGTCGGACGCTCTCCAGGCACACGAGCGTGCGCTCTACATCTACGACCGTTCTTCTGAAGCGGTCTACGAACTGCTTGAGCGGTATGCCGAACTCCACCTTGAAGTCCTCCGAGCCCTGCTGGAGCATCACAGCGCCTGA
- a CDS encoding DUF4304 domain-containing protein encodes MRAEFLTAARDVFAPVLRADGFRGSGTKFRRVLGDVAHAIVVQGARGGGSACVELGIHFMFLPDALERPPDPKRITAYDCEFRWRLAPEGHHDFWWSYGETGDDAVASVRHLTETYVKVGAPAFGRWADFPGGLETVSPEQLDSGNLAGLPGRTNISGAALVMARTSLHLADRETARAYALVGLRHAGAATFLKRRLEAILDGTAIA; translated from the coding sequence ATGAGGGCGGAGTTTCTGACTGCAGCGCGCGACGTGTTTGCGCCAGTTCTCCGTGCGGACGGCTTTCGCGGTTCGGGCACGAAGTTTCGGCGCGTTCTCGGTGACGTTGCGCACGCAATCGTAGTTCAGGGGGCTCGCGGTGGCGGCAGTGCATGCGTCGAACTCGGCATACATTTCATGTTCCTTCCCGACGCGCTGGAGAGGCCGCCCGATCCGAAGAGGATCACCGCATACGATTGCGAATTCCGTTGGCGTCTCGCGCCCGAAGGACACCACGATTTCTGGTGGAGCTACGGTGAAACCGGTGACGATGCGGTCGCCTCGGTCCGCCACCTGACAGAGACGTACGTCAAAGTCGGCGCTCCGGCGTTCGGTCGATGGGCCGACTTCCCGGGCGGACTCGAAACTGTGTCGCCAGAACAACTCGACAGCGGCAACCTGGCGGGCCTGCCGGGCCGAACAAACATCTCGGGCGCTGCGCTAGTCATGGCGCGCACGTCGTTGCATCTTGCCGACCGGGAAACCGCAAGAGCCTACGCGCTGGTCGGCCTCCGCCACGCAGGAGCGGCGACCTTCTTGAAACGACGACTTGAGGCCATTCTTGACGGGACCGCCATTGCCTAG
- a CDS encoding SMI1/KNR4 family protein: MTAEEFLQLAASQDAVEVEQEVCVSDLDALGPVNGVQPVTLQDFLRHPDVKTERRKFRYGHLVEPGIRLTDLDAWQNRFLRFPLPDDLRRFLLLANGVQLWADLETRHSYFRLLPLERWHDVVSAPFAYIFKVPPTAALVLSDADDFAGFVVLDTDGPEYLWCDPIAGPERIGNSVGELLTYWWDNCALEP, from the coding sequence GTGACCGCCGAAGAGTTTCTGCAGCTGGCCGCATCCCAGGACGCCGTTGAGGTCGAGCAAGAAGTTTGCGTTTCAGACCTCGACGCACTTGGGCCAGTCAACGGGGTCCAGCCAGTCACGCTCCAGGACTTTCTACGGCACCCCGATGTTAAAACAGAGCGCCGCAAGTTTCGCTACGGCCACCTCGTGGAACCCGGCATCCGGTTAACCGACCTCGACGCTTGGCAGAACCGCTTCCTGCGCTTCCCGCTGCCGGACGACCTCCGTCGATTCTTGCTGCTCGCCAACGGCGTTCAACTTTGGGCCGATCTTGAGACGCGACACTCGTATTTTAGACTACTTCCGCTTGAACGCTGGCATGACGTCGTATCCGCTCCGTTCGCGTACATCTTCAAGGTACCGCCAACGGCTGCTCTCGTGTTGTCCGACGCTGATGACTTCGCCGGATTCGTCGTGCTCGATACCGACGGGCCCGAGTATCTTTGGTGCGATCCCATTGCCGGTCCTGAGCGAATTGGAAACAGTGTCGGCGAGCTTCTCACCTACTGGTGGGACAACTGTGCCCTCGAACCCTAG
- a CDS encoding IS110 family transposase, with protein sequence MQEGTTEFAAVIGLDWADKKHDVCIRAQGADELERGVVQHRPVALQDWVEGLRKRFEGAPVAVIVELEQGPIVSALLEYDFIVIFPINPSTLARYRKTFVPSGAKDDPTDAELALDYFERHRERLEPLRRDSVPMRQLRKLVQERRAFVEDRVAITNRMTHALKAYFPLVLSWFRDKFTDVFMDFLEQWPTLQAAQRARRETLVRFFHDHSVRRTDTIERRIAELKAERALTLDPGVIEPAQLTVSLLLSQLRAVCSAIERLDREIARLAASLPDFQLFAKLPGAGPVLAPRLLVAFGERRERFTNAAALQKYGGIAPVTERSGNKHWVHWRYACNTFLRQTFVEWTKETIPRSYWAKAFYERHRAKGASHNAALRALAFKWIRILYRCWVERAPYDEARYLNALRKRNAPLLTYASENPN encoded by the coding sequence ATGCAGGAAGGAACCACGGAATTCGCAGCTGTCATCGGTCTGGATTGGGCCGACAAGAAGCACGATGTCTGCATCCGAGCGCAGGGCGCTGACGAGCTCGAGCGAGGCGTCGTCCAGCACCGTCCCGTGGCGCTGCAGGACTGGGTGGAAGGACTGCGCAAGCGCTTCGAGGGCGCTCCCGTCGCGGTGATCGTCGAACTCGAGCAAGGCCCCATCGTCTCAGCGCTGCTGGAGTACGACTTCATTGTCATCTTCCCCATCAACCCGAGCACGCTGGCGCGGTACCGAAAGACCTTCGTGCCGAGTGGAGCGAAGGACGACCCGACCGACGCCGAGCTCGCACTGGACTACTTCGAGCGCCACCGGGAACGACTCGAGCCCCTGCGCCGAGATAGCGTGCCGATGCGCCAGTTGCGGAAGCTGGTTCAGGAACGGCGGGCATTTGTCGAGGACCGCGTTGCCATCACCAACCGCATGACCCACGCGCTCAAGGCTTACTTCCCACTGGTTCTGTCCTGGTTTCGCGACAAGTTCACCGACGTGTTCATGGACTTTCTCGAGCAGTGGCCAACGCTGCAGGCCGCACAGCGCGCGCGTCGCGAAACGCTCGTGAGGTTCTTCCACGACCACAGCGTCCGGCGCACTGACACCATTGAGCGCCGCATCGCCGAGCTGAAAGCCGAGCGAGCATTGACCCTGGACCCCGGAGTCATCGAGCCCGCACAGCTCACGGTGTCACTCCTGCTTTCGCAGCTGCGCGCCGTCTGCAGCGCCATCGAGCGCCTGGACCGGGAGATAGCTCGTCTGGCTGCCTCCCTGCCGGACTTCCAGCTCTTCGCCAAGCTGCCGGGTGCAGGTCCTGTCCTCGCGCCGAGGCTGCTCGTTGCTTTCGGTGAACGCCGAGAGCGCTTCACCAACGCGGCAGCCCTGCAGAAGTATGGAGGCATCGCGCCGGTGACCGAGCGCAGCGGGAACAAACACTGGGTGCACTGGCGCTACGCCTGCAACACGTTTCTACGCCAGACCTTCGTCGAGTGGACCAAGGAGACCATCCCTCGCTCCTACTGGGCCAAGGCCTTCTACGAGCGACATCGCGCCAAGGGCGCCTCCCACAACGCCGCCTTGCGGGCACTCGCCTTCAAGTGGATCCGCATCCTGTACCGCTGCTGGGTCGAGCGCGCCCCCTACGACGAAGCTCGCTACCTCAACGCCCTCCGCAAGCGCAACGCGCCGTTGCTCACATACGCTAGCGAAAATCCAAATTAG
- the purU gene encoding formyltetrahydrofolate deformylase: MRIQVRADSLSVSHDELLERFSPTAAELGMQWQITDSAVKKRVIVLVSKQEHCLYDLFGRWRSGDLDIEIPCVISNHDTLRGFVEWHGARFHHVPVPKEDKAAAFAEVARLFEEERGDVMVLARYMQILPADMCQAYPDRILNIHHSFLPSFVGARPYHQAYARGVKLIGATCHYATAELDEGPIIDQDVIRIDHSDSVEDLVRYGKDIEKTVLARGVRYHVEDRVLRHGNKTVVFR; the protein is encoded by the coding sequence ATGCGTATCCAGGTTCGCGCGGATTCGCTGTCGGTTTCTCACGACGAGCTTCTCGAGCGGTTTTCCCCGACGGCGGCGGAGCTGGGCATGCAGTGGCAGATCACCGACTCCGCGGTGAAGAAGCGTGTGATCGTGCTGGTGTCGAAGCAGGAGCACTGCCTCTACGATCTTTTCGGGCGCTGGCGCAGCGGGGATCTCGACATCGAGATCCCGTGCGTGATCTCGAACCACGACACGCTCCGGGGGTTCGTCGAGTGGCACGGCGCACGTTTTCATCACGTGCCCGTTCCCAAGGAAGACAAGGCCGCGGCCTTTGCCGAGGTGGCACGGCTGTTCGAGGAGGAGCGTGGCGATGTGATGGTGCTCGCGCGCTACATGCAGATCTTGCCCGCGGACATGTGCCAGGCGTACCCCGATCGCATCCTCAACATCCACCACTCGTTCTTGCCCTCCTTCGTGGGGGCCCGGCCCTACCACCAGGCCTACGCGCGGGGCGTGAAGCTGATCGGCGCGACCTGCCACTACGCGACGGCGGAGCTCGACGAAGGTCCCATCATCGACCAAGACGTGATCCGCATCGACCATTCGGACTCGGTGGAGGATCTGGTGCGCTACGGCAAGGACATCGAGAAGACCGTGCTCGCGCGAGGGGTGCGCTACCACGTGGAGGACCGCGTGCTCCGCCACGGGAACAAGACCGTGGTGTTCCGTTGA
- a CDS encoding methionine--tRNA ligase: MNTHYITSALPYVNGPPHLGHALELVLTDALARWHRSAGRDVRYVTGSDENSLKNVQAAERAGVSVRELVDRNAAEFPRLAVALGVHIDDFVRTSVDPRHRATTEKLWQACVDRGDVYKKKYRGLYCVGCEQFYAESELEAGCCPEHGTPPEVVEEENWFFRLSRYQEPLRELIARDALRVTPVERKNEVLRFVERGLEDFSISRSRERARGWGIAVPNDPSQVVYVWFDALGNYLAALGQAQASDAFERWWLRCPAREHVIGKGITRFHAVYWPAILLSAGLPLPTRVLVHGYVTVEGAKIGKSLGNALDPFQLCDEYGSDALRYYLLRHLSTTKDGNFERARLSQAHDSELANQLGNLLQRSLRLVEKRADGVVPKAESALGAALSAAVSETARAVEAFDLRGALDAAWRFVAEVNRYADETAPWQGERDDTALYTLLDGAGAAAALLQPFLPKTAERIAERLGPRSVGAGARVGELRAGRRVSAGAPLFPRRVVASRR; the protein is encoded by the coding sequence ATGAACACGCACTACATCACTTCCGCCCTGCCCTACGTGAACGGCCCGCCGCACCTGGGCCACGCCCTGGAGCTGGTGCTCACGGACGCGCTCGCGCGCTGGCATCGGAGCGCCGGGCGCGACGTTCGCTACGTGACCGGCAGCGACGAGAACAGCCTCAAGAACGTGCAGGCGGCGGAGCGCGCGGGTGTTTCCGTGCGCGAGCTCGTGGATCGAAACGCCGCGGAGTTTCCGCGCTTGGCGGTGGCGCTCGGTGTTCACATCGACGACTTCGTGCGCACCAGCGTCGATCCGCGTCACCGCGCCACGACCGAGAAGCTGTGGCAGGCCTGCGTGGACCGCGGCGACGTGTACAAGAAGAAGTACCGCGGCCTCTACTGCGTGGGCTGCGAGCAGTTCTACGCCGAGAGCGAGCTCGAGGCCGGGTGCTGTCCGGAACATGGCACTCCGCCAGAGGTCGTGGAGGAAGAGAACTGGTTCTTTCGCTTGTCGCGCTACCAGGAGCCGCTGCGCGAGCTGATTGCTCGCGACGCGCTCAGGGTCACCCCGGTGGAGCGCAAGAACGAGGTCTTGCGATTCGTGGAGCGAGGGCTCGAAGATTTCAGCATTTCCAGATCTCGTGAGCGAGCCAGGGGTTGGGGCATCGCGGTACCCAACGATCCGTCCCAAGTCGTATACGTGTGGTTCGACGCGCTGGGGAACTATCTCGCCGCGCTCGGCCAGGCGCAGGCCAGTGACGCCTTCGAGCGCTGGTGGCTCCGTTGTCCGGCCCGCGAGCACGTGATCGGCAAGGGCATCACGCGCTTTCACGCCGTGTACTGGCCGGCCATCTTGCTCTCTGCCGGCCTGCCGCTACCGACCCGCGTTCTGGTGCACGGGTACGTCACGGTGGAGGGCGCGAAGATCGGCAAGAGCCTGGGCAACGCGCTGGATCCCTTCCAGCTGTGCGACGAGTACGGCAGTGACGCGCTCCGCTACTATCTGCTGCGGCATCTCTCCACGACCAAGGACGGAAACTTCGAGCGCGCGCGGCTTTCGCAGGCGCACGACTCGGAGCTCGCCAACCAGCTCGGCAATCTGCTGCAGCGGTCGCTGCGGCTCGTGGAGAAGCGCGCAGACGGCGTGGTGCCCAAGGCCGAGAGCGCTCTCGGCGCGGCGCTCTCGGCGGCTGTTTCGGAGACTGCGCGGGCGGTAGAGGCGTTCGATTTGCGGGGCGCGCTGGATGCGGCGTGGCGTTTCGTGGCGGAGGTGAACCGCTACGCGGACGAGACGGCGCCGTGGCAGGGCGAGCGCGATGACACGGCGCTGTACACCTTGCTCGACGGCGCGGGCGCGGCGGCTGCGTTGCTGCAGCCGTTCCTGCCCAAGACGGCGGAGCGAATCGCCGAGCGCTTGGGACCGCGGAGCGTGGGCGCCGGCGCGCGGGTCGGCGAGCTTCGCGCTGGACGGCGAGTGTCCGCGGGCGCGCCGCTGTTTCCGCGGCGCGTGGTAGCGTCCAGGCGATGA
- a CDS encoding radical SAM protein: MKLPVFDQRVAWDRLSVEPPLKFPGAMLNVTNRCNLTCAHCFIYTDGNPNDPAHDIPDDELLAAVEQVRDRHGVVGMLWMGGEPMIRWRLLERGVKLFPRNVITTNGTVPLKDFGAGVTYVVSLDGPRDLNDPVRGEGVYDRVRKNLLALPQDFPPTVQIQCVVTKQNFQRLEELVKDFVNTPVNGVAFTFHVPNEGEDSELSWKDAAEREPAVDAVVELKKRYPGFVWNSSRALELMRPATAKMVTDNCPALRTVLPLYVENKKFTTPKCCYGNNGDCDRCGAWVVFAHAAKLPGPWDAVVPPSGEQSPLAAYLIAAAE; encoded by the coding sequence ATGAAGCTGCCGGTCTTCGATCAAAGAGTCGCCTGGGATCGCTTGAGTGTGGAGCCGCCGCTCAAGTTTCCGGGAGCGATGCTCAACGTCACCAATCGCTGCAACCTCACCTGTGCACACTGCTTCATCTACACGGACGGCAACCCGAATGATCCGGCTCACGACATTCCGGACGACGAGCTGCTGGCGGCGGTGGAGCAGGTCCGGGATCGTCACGGCGTGGTCGGCATGTTGTGGATGGGCGGCGAGCCGATGATCCGCTGGCGCCTCTTGGAGCGCGGCGTGAAGCTCTTTCCGCGCAACGTGATCACCACCAACGGCACCGTCCCCTTGAAGGACTTTGGTGCCGGCGTGACCTACGTGGTGTCGCTGGATGGCCCCCGGGATCTGAACGACCCCGTGCGAGGTGAGGGCGTCTACGACCGGGTGCGGAAGAACCTCCTCGCGCTGCCGCAGGACTTCCCGCCCACGGTGCAGATCCAGTGCGTGGTCACCAAGCAGAACTTCCAGCGGCTGGAAGAGCTGGTGAAGGACTTCGTGAACACGCCGGTGAACGGTGTCGCGTTCACGTTCCACGTGCCCAACGAGGGCGAGGACTCGGAGCTCAGCTGGAAGGACGCGGCGGAGCGCGAGCCAGCGGTGGACGCGGTGGTGGAGCTCAAGAAGCGCTACCCGGGCTTCGTGTGGAATTCGAGCCGGGCTTTGGAGCTGATGCGTCCGGCCACGGCGAAGATGGTCACGGACAACTGCCCGGCGCTGCGCACGGTGTTGCCGCTGTACGTCGAGAACAAGAAGTTCACGACGCCGAAGTGCTGCTACGGCAACAACGGCGACTGCGATCGCTGCGGGGCGTGGGTGGTGTTCGCCCACGCGGCGAAGCTGCCCGGGCCCTGGGATGCCGTGGTGCCTCCAAGCGGCGAGCAGAGCCCGCTGGCTGCGTATCTCATCGCGGCGGCGGAGTAG
- a CDS encoding PaaX family transcriptional regulator → MTPQAGSLVLDLLSAVGGRAIPVRALVRAAELFGITENNLRVALARLVADGKVERNERGSYGLSAAAEPVQRRVVSWSRRDDRVVPWSGGWVAAHVGALPRGERARGKRRRQALSFAGMRELSPGLFVRPDNLRGGVAAVRAELGELGMDAGAWVCGLSELDTAMDGRARTLWAEDALDDGYVETSERLAKSRAQLDDVPLEQAVVECFLLGGRAIRQLAYDPLLPEPIVRPELRRALVQEMGRYDVAGRRIWRKFMRAQGAPAPESLLSFRHVGRAS, encoded by the coding sequence GTGACGCCGCAGGCTGGCAGCTTGGTGTTGGATTTGCTCAGCGCAGTGGGCGGGCGCGCGATTCCGGTGCGTGCGCTGGTGCGCGCGGCGGAGCTGTTCGGCATCACGGAGAACAACCTGCGCGTGGCGCTGGCGCGGCTCGTGGCGGACGGCAAGGTCGAGCGCAACGAGCGCGGCTCCTACGGGTTGTCGGCGGCGGCGGAGCCGGTGCAGCGGCGGGTGGTGTCGTGGTCGCGGAGGGACGACCGCGTGGTGCCTTGGAGTGGCGGCTGGGTGGCGGCGCACGTGGGCGCATTGCCGCGGGGAGAGCGTGCGCGGGGCAAGCGGCGTCGGCAGGCGTTGAGCTTCGCGGGCATGCGCGAGCTTTCCCCCGGGCTGTTCGTGCGGCCCGACAACCTGCGCGGTGGCGTGGCGGCGGTGCGCGCGGAGCTGGGCGAGCTGGGCATGGATGCGGGCGCGTGGGTGTGCGGGCTCTCGGAGCTGGACACCGCGATGGACGGCCGCGCTCGAACGTTGTGGGCGGAGGACGCACTGGACGACGGCTACGTGGAGACCAGCGAGCGGCTGGCGAAGAGCCGCGCCCAGCTGGATGACGTGCCGCTCGAGCAAGCGGTGGTGGAGTGCTTCTTGCTGGGCGGCCGCGCGATCCGTCAGCTGGCGTACGACCCGCTGTTGCCGGAGCCCATCGTGCGCCCGGAGCTGCGCCGCGCGCTGGTGCAGGAGATGGGCCGCTACGACGTGGCCGGCCGGCGCATCTGGCGGAAGTTCATGCGGGCCCAAGGTGCGCCCGCGCCCGAGTCGTTGCTTTCGTTCCGCCATGTAGGGAGGGCTTCATGA
- a CDS encoding TRL-like family protein: MTLWKLSLTFALTTLAAGCMPVMQQGYPVGVVYNGTKAPSVVDRVEASGPNKTGAKTGEACSTGILGIAAFGDASIDAAKKAAQITDVHSVEYDATAVLGFVYVEVCTVVHGN; encoded by the coding sequence ATGACACTCTGGAAGCTCTCGCTCACGTTCGCGCTCACGACACTGGCGGCAGGCTGCATGCCCGTGATGCAGCAGGGCTATCCCGTCGGGGTCGTCTACAACGGCACCAAGGCGCCCTCCGTGGTGGATCGCGTGGAGGCCTCCGGTCCCAACAAGACCGGCGCCAAGACCGGCGAGGCATGCTCCACCGGCATCTTGGGCATCGCCGCCTTTGGTGACGCGAGCATCGACGCCGCCAAGAAGGCGGCACAGATCACCGACGTGCACTCCGTCGAGTACGACGCCACCGCAGTGCTCGGCTTCGTGTACGTCGAAGTTTGCACCGTCGTTCACGGCAATTGA